The following DNA comes from Poecilia reticulata strain Guanapo linkage group LG5, Guppy_female_1.0+MT, whole genome shotgun sequence.
ttggcctgtcacataaaatcacaacaaaactgTGAAAGTTTGTGGTCAAGGCTGGACcacaaacaaaatgtagaaaagttcaGTGGAAATGTTTCATTACCACcacaagcatttaaaaaaaaaaaaaaacatattgggATTTTTAGCGTTTCGCTCGTATGAGGATGCAAGACGACTtaaaaaacaggaaggaaaacgTTCCCAGTACCTTGTGGTAAACCTCTTGCAGAGAGCTTTGTGCTCCCTCTGATGCAGAGCCGATAGCCCGGGCGTCACACTGCACAAAGGTTCCTGAAGGGTCCATGTGGTACCTGCATTtcaagggagagagagaaaaagagagagaaatgaagTGCAAACAAAGTTATATAAAGagactcatgttaaaatgatcaatgGCTGCAAAAGCATCAGCACTTACAGCTGGGGTCCTTTTTCATCCACTCCCCCAAACAATAATGCAACGCCGAAGGGTCGGCtctgaacaaaacacaaaggaaaaaacacaagttgAATACGTCTTGTACTGCTTTGTTCATCTGCACCTGATGAAGAAGATCCGGAGATGGTTAAGGTGACTGACCATGGCCCCGGGGTCGGCGTCCTCCTCTCCGAACTGCAGCGCCAGGTTGGACACGGCCTGAGTCACGCTTTCCACCGTCATCGTCTCATTGTAGGTGAACCAGTGGTTCTGCAATAGACATAAACAAGCTAACAGCATACAAACCCCACGCTGAGACTCCCGCTGAACTTATGCCGGAGCTCAAAATGCATACCTGCGTTTCCACTCTTGCTTTGTCGATCAGAGTCTTGGCATCGGCTATTAGACCACTCATGGCACAACCTGGAGTTCAGAAAAACAAGGGAAATTGGAGGATGAATATTCTTGCTTGCTTTCACCATTGCAACAGAAAACCGTATCGAACTTATACAGTATTACTTGGTGGAATATTAAAAAGCAAGAGTTATAGCAGTTATGAGatgctgaattaaaatgtcACTCTAATTcagtgtaaaaacattaaaacttattgttatcaataaaaatgtactttggCTTAAAAAATTATTAGGTTTATACCTCCCACCGAGTTCTCTTATTTTaaccaaacacacattttaaagacaaatcaCAAAGTCATAATCTCTTCACCTTTAAGTtgaatgaaaagacaaaaaaaaaaaaaaaaaatcacatctggATCCTTACAGCAGCAACTGAGGATCCGTTTACAAGCTCTTGATACAGATTAATAGAATTTTACCAGAAgaatgcttgattttttttaaagtagcaaTTTTAACTCTTAATgtaacacaataaaaagttaaGTGGGTAATAAACAGATGGCCGTGCAATGACTTTTATGTCCACTGAATGAAGATCAACGTGGTTAAACAAGCGTGTTAAATCAAATTCGTCATTATTTTAGAGTCTGTGTTCAAACACTTGTGCTTTACGAGCCAGGTTACAACTTCTCATGAGACTTTTCAGAATCGGTTGGCATCACTGGCTCGTCACATCTTCTACACAACCAGTTCCGCTCTCCCCCTCTCACGCCGCGGTTCTGTTTTGGTTCAGTAATTATCTTTATGTCGCAAATTGTCTAATCTCTCCTCCTTCCCAAGCTAGGAGCTCAAGGCTTAATTTTTGACAGCATCTTAAATTTTAGAAGAAGCGTGTCAGTCACATTATCTTATGCCCATTCATGTAACGTTAGCCGGTCGTGTCAACATGCTTATCTGCCAACTCTTTCATCTGCTCCGGttacaacaaacacaaacttcaattgAAACAAAACGCAGCTGCCCGAGCATTCACTCTCATCCTCTGACTTCTTTTTTGCTTCCTTCAACACACGACATTGACTTCAATATGCTGTTTTAGTCTAATATTTCCATTACCACACACCTCTACATCTTTCTAATTTTCAGCACAGCAGTAATACACCTTcatgtcctcctcctccacttgtGCTACTGTACAATCGGCTTGCCTAACTACTCTTCAAATAAACACTCTCTGCGTACTGCAGTTTGATATTTTGTTGTAGAATATTGTCAGGGATCTTGAAAGGTCAGaagtgttttcaaaaataaccaAGCAGTTAGACCactaaattatatatttataccgATGTGACTATCGATCTCCACGATCTTCTCAATGCTGTTGGGCTCCATGAGTGGAGAGGTGATCCTCTTCTCCACAGCCAGACACACTCCCTCTGATGTCTGAATACCGATGGCGGTGGAGCCAAGCTGAGAGGACAAAATCGGCAGTGAGCTTGACTTTAAGTAACTAATGTCCAGTCTAAGGACTTGATCAAAATGAAGCCATTCTGGTCAAGCCAAAAACTATGCATCAAGTACTCACTTTGATTGCCTCTATGGCATATTCAACTTGGAACAATCTTCCTTCTGGTGAGAATGTGTTTAcacctctggaaaaaaaaaaaagattcatttagTAATTGTTAACAATTTAAGCTTAATTTATAGTTTTCATAAACCATGTGTTTAACTACAATGGTGTTTTGTCAAAACAATTGTAAACCCATAACATAATAATTATGTATCCACAGTCAAATTTAAAAGGAAGATCAAAAATTCTATAACGAAAGTGAAAGTAACTTTTCTTTCACCTATAACAGGATAGTTAGCTGTTAGCTAACTACCAAAACAGCAAAGCTCAACATGAATCAAACGAATAAATCCcttttgggtgtttttgtttcGTCATGCTGCCTACCCATATGTGTATataaaaaagctaaacttaGCACCACAGcccttttatttgtttttagtttacaaCTGAGACACTctcaataaatgacaaagcaGTTTGTGCAGCGCTTACCTGTCATATTCCGATCTGgtcaaaaacatctttaaacgTTCAGCCTGCGAACATATATTATGCATTTATTAAGCACATTTAATCCATAAAGGTAATTAAAGATCAGTGAAAATTATATAGTGAAGCTTCTGGTTTTGAATTCGCTCGACAAAGCGGCTGATATGTTAGCAGTGAGCAAGCGTGTTAGCTACCGAGCGCAGGCATCAAACGGAACTAATGCCTACAATTCATAAAACatgccaaacataaaaaataactcaGTTTAATTGTGTTCAAATAAGTACTTCTGCGGCAACCGATGAATCTCATTACGTTAACTAAACTTGTGAGGGTCGTTTACCTTCAAACAGAAAGCCTGAATGAGTTCGCTTGTTTGAGGGGAAGCTTCGTGGTGCAACGTTAATTCAGTACCGGACGTCAGCAAGGCACAAACAAAAGTTCCGGTGTTCACTTACacattttactgatttaaaagtgatttaaatgCTTACACATTGAGTCAGTCTTCAGGTTATGTAAAATTTATAGTGTGTCGGCTGTAGCCTGACACGCATCGGCGCTAATTTTGAAACGATGAATTAGAAATTAATCATTTGAATTTGTTACACATAGCATTGaacacaataaaatcaaagaatagaatagaatagaatagaatagaatagaatagaatagaatagaatagaatagaattatTTGCCACCCATGGTAGAAATTGTGTTCCGCAGAAAAGGGTATAGACGATTAGAAGCTCActgattaaaacaacaaaaacaacaagaaaaagatAGTCTATCAACAGGGAAGAGTGTAtagcttgaaatattttttttttatttcagacatgTACATTTGTAAGAATAAAATGCCTCTGTgcatattatgtttttatttattatttatttaaatagcgTGTACTTTCACATATTGACACCGCAGCAAAACCACTTAAATTCGTCATAGTCTGCTCAGTGTCGTTCCAAAGCTCAGGCACCAGGGGTCTCTATTGAGCTAAGTAATGGTTTAATCACGGTTTGGTACGTTTTTAATTATAGCGTGTTTTGTGGCGAACATGGTCATATAAATGTTGTTTACTATTGGTCCTATGTGTTTTAGTGCATATAAAATGGtcaaataaagttattttaataaacgCTGAATccataaaacattacaaaatatttttcaatgatttttacctttttttctttttctttttactattcTTCTTATTTATCCGTCTAACTTTTCACCCATTGGATATTTTTGTcatcattaaataatttttttttttcaagagcaAGGTTGGGCGAATCTGTCGAGATATTGcactttaataaaatgattgaaGGAGGGATTTCGAGACAGTATCAGGTTACATTTACCGACTGAGAGCAGTTCCGTTCGGTCCTGTTTTGGATATCTTTCGCTGCTCCTCATCACTCTGTAATGTAACTAAGACAAATGCTGTTGCTGAACAAATCAAA
Coding sequences within:
- the psma5 gene encoding proteasome subunit alpha type-5, which produces MFLTRSEYDRGVNTFSPEGRLFQVEYAIEAIKLGSTAIGIQTSEGVCLAVEKRITSPLMEPNSIEKIVEIDSHIGCAMSGLIADAKTLIDKARVETQNHWFTYNETMTVESVTQAVSNLALQFGEEDADPGAMSRPFGVALLFGGVDEKGPQLYHMDPSGTFVQCDARAIGSASEGAQSSLQEVYHKSMTLKDAIKSSLTILKQVMEEKLNATNIELATVEPGKTFHMYTKEELEDVIKDI